In a genomic window of Bradyrhizobium ontarionense:
- a CDS encoding MATE family efflux transporter produces MTSTSGTNHAPPPAEPMPPLAHELWDTIRLAAPMALTQLSQIAMMSTDLAFIGRLGGDAVAAAALAGTVYFVGSTFGMGLMSAVAPLAAQAFGAADAGLVRRALRVGLWAGLFIALPIMMIALNGEAILLALGQAPAVAHLAQEYLAGLAWGIAPMLWFLALRSFMGAVNRPEPVLWITLAAIPLNALLVYPLLYGHWGFPQLGLTGVGLATSLVNTGTFLAGLWFAAFRPPFRDYHVLAQLGRIDWRLMRQLLIIGGPISLSFLLEYGLFSAAAILMGLISTPALAAHQIALQITAILFMVPFGISMAATVRVGHAAGRADARGIRRAGLMAMLLGLALAVLFTLGIIVARFDIVQLFLGAGIADAEATVALAATLLLVGTTFFITDALQTIAVGALRGIKDTRVPLLLAVLGYWLIGFPASYALAFYTALGAIGIWIGLSIGTTIYAALLVLRFLRLSR; encoded by the coding sequence ATGACCTCGACATCCGGAACCAATCACGCACCGCCACCGGCGGAGCCGATGCCTCCTCTCGCGCACGAGCTCTGGGACACGATCCGGCTCGCCGCGCCGATGGCGCTGACGCAGCTGTCGCAGATCGCGATGATGTCGACCGATCTCGCCTTCATCGGCCGGCTCGGCGGCGACGCCGTCGCCGCGGCGGCGTTGGCGGGCACCGTGTATTTCGTCGGCTCCACCTTCGGCATGGGCCTGATGTCCGCGGTGGCGCCGCTTGCCGCGCAGGCCTTCGGCGCGGCGGATGCTGGGCTGGTGCGGCGCGCGCTGCGCGTCGGCTTGTGGGCCGGCCTGTTCATTGCACTGCCGATCATGATGATTGCGCTGAACGGTGAGGCCATCCTGTTGGCGCTGGGACAGGCGCCGGCCGTGGCGCATCTCGCGCAGGAGTATCTGGCCGGCCTCGCCTGGGGCATCGCGCCGATGCTGTGGTTCCTGGCGCTGCGCAGCTTCATGGGGGCGGTCAACCGTCCCGAGCCCGTGCTCTGGATCACCCTGGCCGCGATCCCGCTCAACGCGCTGCTGGTCTATCCGCTGCTGTATGGCCACTGGGGTTTTCCGCAATTGGGCCTGACCGGCGTCGGCCTCGCGACCTCGCTGGTCAACACCGGTACGTTCCTCGCGGGGCTGTGGTTCGCAGCATTCCGTCCGCCGTTCCGCGACTATCACGTGCTCGCGCAACTCGGGCGTATCGACTGGAGGCTGATGCGGCAGCTCCTCATCATCGGCGGGCCGATCTCGCTGTCGTTCCTGCTCGAATATGGCCTGTTCTCGGCGGCTGCGATCCTGATGGGGTTGATCAGCACGCCCGCGCTCGCCGCGCATCAGATCGCGCTGCAGATCACGGCGATCCTGTTCATGGTTCCGTTCGGCATCAGCATGGCCGCGACCGTGCGCGTCGGTCATGCCGCCGGGCGCGCCGATGCCAGGGGCATCCGGCGCGCCGGCCTGATGGCGATGCTGCTCGGCCTCGCACTCGCTGTTCTGTTCACGCTCGGCATCATCGTTGCGCGGTTCGACATCGTGCAACTGTTCCTCGGCGCCGGCATCGCCGATGCGGAAGCGACCGTGGCGCTGGCCGCCACGCTTCTCCTCGTCGGCACGACGTTCTTCATCACGGATGCACTGCAGACCATCGCCGTCGGCGCGCTGCGCGGCATCAAGGACACGCGCGTCCCGCTGCTGCTGGCCGTGCTCGGCTATTGGCTGATCGGCTTTCCCGCATCTTATGCACTCGCCTTCTACACCGCGCTCGGCGCGATCGGGATCTGGATCGGCCTGTCGATCGGCACCACCATCTATGCGGCACTCTTGGTGCTGCGCTTCCTGCGGCTGTCGCGGTGA
- the murA gene encoding UDP-N-acetylglucosamine 1-carboxyvinyltransferase: MAPIQYIVEGGHRLKGAIEPSGNKNAALPIIAAALLTEHPVTLDNVPRIRDTETLVELVRSVGASAEWRGRNRLAIHAKEIRAADLDPDLCARIRASILLAGPLLARCGEVALPPPGGDVIGRRRLDTHFLAFEQLGATVTATDKIELRASGLKGADVFLDEPSVTATENALVAAVAAHGTTYLRNAASEPHVQDLAHFLVALGANIEGIGTNTMVIHGASTLGQAAYAIQPDHIEVGSLIGLAAVTRSPLRIVRAGTEHLRSIRMGFERLGIICEVAGDDLIVPSDQTMKIKDDFGGHVPKLEDQPWPAFPADLMSIAIVTATQCEGVILMFEKMFESRMFFVDKLISMGARIVLCDPHRAIVAGPSRLRGARVVSPDIRAGMAMLLAALGAEGTSYIDNADQIERGYERIDERLNALGAKITRVPERGR; encoded by the coding sequence ATGGCGCCCATTCAATATATCGTCGAGGGTGGTCACCGGCTCAAGGGCGCGATCGAGCCGTCCGGCAACAAGAACGCCGCGCTGCCGATCATCGCCGCAGCGCTGCTGACCGAGCACCCGGTCACGCTCGACAATGTGCCACGCATCCGCGACACCGAGACCTTGGTCGAACTGGTGCGCTCGGTCGGCGCCTCGGCCGAATGGCGCGGCCGCAACCGGCTCGCCATCCACGCCAAGGAGATCCGCGCCGCCGATCTCGATCCGGATCTGTGCGCGCGCATCCGCGCCTCGATCCTGCTGGCCGGCCCCCTGCTCGCCCGCTGCGGCGAGGTGGCGCTGCCGCCGCCGGGCGGCGACGTGATCGGCCGGCGCCGGCTCGACACGCATTTCCTCGCCTTCGAGCAGCTCGGCGCCACCGTCACCGCGACCGACAAGATCGAGCTGCGCGCCTCCGGCCTCAAGGGCGCCGATGTGTTCCTCGACGAGCCCAGCGTCACCGCGACCGAGAACGCGCTGGTCGCAGCGGTCGCCGCGCACGGCACGACCTACTTGCGCAATGCAGCCTCCGAGCCGCACGTGCAGGATCTCGCGCATTTCCTGGTCGCGCTCGGCGCCAACATCGAGGGCATCGGCACCAACACCATGGTGATCCATGGCGCCAGCACGCTCGGCCAGGCTGCTTACGCGATCCAGCCCGATCACATCGAGGTCGGCTCGCTGATCGGGCTCGCCGCGGTAACGCGCTCACCGCTGCGCATCGTGCGCGCCGGCACCGAGCATCTGCGCTCGATCCGCATGGGGTTCGAGCGGCTCGGCATCATTTGCGAGGTCGCCGGCGACGATCTGATCGTGCCGTCCGACCAGACCATGAAGATCAAGGATGATTTCGGCGGCCACGTGCCGAAGCTGGAGGACCAGCCGTGGCCGGCCTTCCCCGCCGACCTGATGTCGATCGCGATCGTCACCGCCACGCAATGCGAGGGCGTGATCCTGATGTTCGAGAAGATGTTCGAGTCGCGGATGTTCTTCGTCGACAAGCTGATCTCGATGGGCGCGCGCATCGTGCTGTGCGACCCGCACCGCGCCATCGTCGCCGGTCCCAGCCGCCTGCGCGGCGCCCGCGTCGTCTCCCCCGACATCCGCGCCGGCATGGCCATGCTGCTCGCCGCGCTCGGCGCCGAGGGCACCTCCTATATCGACAATGCCGACCAGATCGAACGCGGCTACGAGCGCATCGACGAGCGGCTGAATGCGCTCGGCGCCAAGATCACCCGCGTGCCGGAGCGCGGGCGGTAG
- a CDS encoding nucleotidyltransferase domain-containing protein, translating to MVQFVTVSERKARETARRRRAADAVMAELRGFAERCGGHFIVFGSVARQLMSFDSDFDVIIDVPREHELAAVELAEDLCRRHELPADIHLKSQASERLLARIADHAVTLP from the coding sequence ATGGTCCAGTTTGTCACGGTATCGGAACGGAAGGCGCGCGAAACCGCACGACGACGGCGGGCGGCTGACGCCGTCATGGCTGAGCTGAGGGGGTTCGCGGAGCGTTGCGGCGGCCACTTCATCGTCTTCGGGTCCGTCGCACGACAGCTCATGTCGTTCGACAGTGATTTCGACGTCATCATCGATGTCCCACGCGAGCACGAGCTTGCTGCCGTCGAGCTCGCCGAGGACCTGTGTCGCCGTCATGAGCTGCCGGCCGACATTCATCTCAAGTCCCAGGCGAGCGAGCGGCTGCTCGCGCGCATTGCCGATCACGCGGTGACGTTGCCATGA
- the gyrB gene encoding DNA topoisomerase (ATP-hydrolyzing) subunit B: protein MTEPARQTIAENEPATANEYGAESIRVLKGLDAVRKRPGMYIGDTDDGSGLHHMVYEVVDNAIDEALAGHATAVEVVLNPDNSVTVRDDGRGIPVDIHKGEGVSAAEVIMTQLHAGGKFDQNSYKVSGGLHGVGVSVVNALSSKLQLRVWRDDKEHLIEFAHGDAVAPLRVVGESKGKRGTEVTFLASPDTFKNIEYDYATLEHRLRELAFLNSGVNIVLSDMRHAVEKREEMRYDGGVEEFVKYLDRNKKAIVPAPIMVRSEANGITVEAALWWNDSYHENVLCFTNNIPQRDGGTHLAGFRGALTRQVNGYAEANAKKEKIALTGDDCREGLTAVLSVKVPDPKFSSQTKDKLVSSEVRPVVENVLNEALAAWFEEHPGEAKTIVGKVIQAAAAREAARKARELTRKSPLSVSSLPGKLADCQEKDPAKSELFIVEGDSAGGSAKQGRNREFQAVLPLRGKILNVERVRPDKMLSSEQIGTLITALGTGISDEFSIDKLRYHKIIVMTDADVDGAHIRTLLLTFFYRQMREIIDRGHLYIAQPPLYKVSRGKSEQYLKDERALEDYLISTGLDDCVFKTAEGEERKGRDLLALVEEARLVRNILRNLHTRYDRTVVEQAAIAGVLRPDITRDIPTADAAAAYIAKRLDVLADEVERGWIGHFVEGQGFSFERTVRGVKDVAVIDDALLASVDARKLDDYAARLQEAYAKPGTLRRGDAPTVIHGPVDLFEAVTDAGRKGIVTQRYKGLGEMNPQQLWETTLDKDARTLLQVKVKEVDEADDIFTKLMGDVVEPRREFIQDNSLSANVDV from the coding sequence ATGACCGAACCCGCCCGGCAAACCATCGCCGAAAACGAGCCTGCAACCGCGAACGAATACGGCGCAGAATCGATCCGGGTGTTGAAGGGCCTGGATGCCGTGCGCAAGCGACCGGGCATGTATATCGGCGATACCGATGACGGCTCCGGTCTGCACCACATGGTCTACGAGGTCGTTGACAACGCGATCGACGAGGCGCTCGCAGGTCACGCCACGGCTGTCGAGGTGGTGCTCAATCCGGACAACTCGGTCACCGTGCGCGACGACGGCCGCGGCATCCCCGTCGACATCCACAAGGGCGAAGGCGTGTCCGCTGCCGAGGTCATCATGACCCAGCTGCATGCCGGCGGAAAGTTCGACCAGAACTCCTACAAGGTTTCGGGCGGCCTGCACGGCGTCGGCGTCTCCGTCGTCAACGCGCTGTCCAGCAAGCTTCAGCTGCGGGTCTGGCGCGACGACAAGGAGCATCTCATCGAGTTCGCCCATGGCGACGCGGTGGCGCCGCTCAGGGTGGTCGGCGAGAGCAAGGGCAAGCGCGGCACCGAGGTGACGTTCCTCGCCTCCCCCGACACCTTCAAGAACATCGAATACGACTATGCGACGCTCGAGCATCGGCTGCGCGAGCTCGCCTTCCTCAATTCCGGCGTCAACATCGTGCTCTCGGACATGCGCCACGCGGTCGAGAAGCGCGAGGAGATGCGTTACGACGGCGGCGTCGAGGAGTTCGTCAAATATCTCGACCGCAACAAGAAGGCGATCGTCCCCGCCCCGATCATGGTGCGTTCGGAAGCCAACGGCATCACCGTCGAGGCGGCGCTGTGGTGGAACGACAGCTACCATGAGAACGTGCTGTGCTTCACCAACAACATCCCGCAGCGTGACGGCGGCACCCATCTCGCAGGCTTCCGCGGCGCGCTGACGCGCCAGGTCAACGGCTACGCGGAGGCCAATGCGAAGAAGGAAAAGATCGCGCTCACCGGCGACGACTGCCGCGAGGGTCTGACCGCGGTGCTCTCGGTGAAGGTGCCGGATCCGAAATTCTCGTCGCAGACCAAGGACAAGCTGGTGTCCTCGGAAGTGCGCCCCGTGGTTGAGAACGTGCTCAACGAGGCGCTCGCCGCGTGGTTCGAGGAGCATCCCGGCGAGGCCAAGACCATCGTCGGCAAGGTGATCCAGGCCGCGGCGGCGCGCGAGGCCGCGCGCAAGGCGCGCGAGCTGACCCGGAAGAGCCCGCTCAGCGTATCGTCACTGCCCGGCAAGCTCGCTGACTGCCAGGAGAAGGATCCGGCCAAGTCCGAGCTGTTCATCGTCGAGGGTGACTCGGCCGGCGGCAGCGCCAAGCAGGGCCGCAACCGCGAGTTCCAGGCGGTGCTGCCGCTGCGCGGCAAGATCCTCAATGTCGAGCGCGTGCGCCCGGACAAGATGCTGTCGAGCGAGCAGATCGGCACGCTGATCACCGCGCTCGGCACCGGCATCAGCGACGAGTTCTCGATCGACAAGCTGCGCTATCACAAGATCATCGTGATGACCGACGCCGACGTCGACGGCGCGCACATCCGTACGCTTCTGCTTACCTTCTTCTACCGGCAGATGCGCGAGATCATCGATCGCGGCCACCTCTACATCGCGCAGCCGCCGCTCTACAAAGTCTCGCGCGGCAAGTCCGAGCAGTACCTGAAGGACGAGCGCGCCCTTGAGGACTATCTAATCAGCACCGGCCTCGATGACTGCGTGTTCAAGACTGCGGAGGGCGAGGAGCGCAAGGGCCGTGACCTCCTGGCGCTGGTCGAGGAAGCGCGTCTCGTGCGCAACATCCTGCGCAACCTGCACACGCGCTACGACCGCACGGTGGTCGAGCAGGCCGCGATCGCCGGCGTGCTGCGCCCGGACATCACCCGCGACATCCCGACGGCGGACGCCGCAGCCGCCTACATCGCAAAACGGCTCGACGTGCTGGCCGACGAGGTCGAGCGCGGCTGGATCGGCCACTTCGTCGAGGGCCAGGGCTTCAGCTTCGAGCGCACCGTGCGCGGCGTGAAGGACGTGGCCGTGATCGACGACGCGCTGCTCGCTTCCGTCGATGCCCGCAAGCTCGACGACTACGCGGCGCGCCTGCAGGAGGCCTATGCCAAGCCCGGCACCTTGCGCCGCGGCGACGCCCCGACCGTCATTCATGGGCCAGTCGATTTGTTCGAGGCGGTCACCGACGCCGGCCGCAAGGGCATCGTCACGCAGCGCTACAAAGGTCTCGGCGAGATGAACCCGCAACAGCTCTGGGAAACCACGCTCGACAAAGATGCGCGCACGCTTCTCCAGGTGAAGGTCAAGGAGGTCGACGAGGCCGACGACATCTTCACCAAGCTGATGGGCGACGTCGTCGAGCCGCGCCGCGAGTTCATCCAGGACAACTCGCTGAGCGCGAACGTCGACGTTTAG
- the recF gene encoding DNA replication/repair protein RecF (All proteins in this family for which functions are known are DNA-binding proteins that assist the filamentation of RecA onto DNA for the initiation of recombination or recombinational repair.), producing the protein MTPSRINRLALTHFRSYRAASVNVRADLVALVGANGAGKTNCLEAISFFAPGRGLRRATLEDVADNQGDGSWAVSAEVEGALGLTTFGTGIEPPRSDAATTRRCRIDREPVGSAAAFGDHIRMVWLTPAMDGLFMGAASERRRFFDRLVLAIDSEHSSRVSALERSLRSRNRLLEVRNFDDHWCDAIERETAELAVAVAASRGQTALKLAAMLRARGTASAFPSAEIALDGWMENALLTEPALAVEDRYRAVLRDNRGRDAAAGRTLDGPHLTDLHVVYAPKNMPARDASTGEQKALLIGLILAHATLVAETTGIVPLLLLDEIVAHLDPGRRTALFAELGTLGAQVWLTGADPAAFAELRGLGEIFDVEAGRITERR; encoded by the coding sequence ATGACCCCCTCCCGCATCAACCGCCTCGCGCTGACGCATTTCCGCAGCTACCGCGCCGCGAGCGTGAACGTGCGGGCCGACCTGGTCGCGCTGGTCGGCGCCAATGGGGCCGGCAAGACCAATTGCCTGGAGGCGATCTCGTTCTTTGCGCCCGGCCGCGGCCTGCGCCGCGCCACGCTGGAGGACGTCGCCGACAACCAGGGCGACGGTTCCTGGGCGGTGTCGGCCGAGGTCGAGGGCGCGCTGGGGCTCACGACCTTCGGGACCGGCATCGAGCCGCCGCGCAGCGATGCCGCAACCACCCGGCGCTGCCGCATCGACCGTGAGCCGGTCGGCTCGGCGGCGGCGTTCGGCGATCACATCCGCATGGTGTGGCTGACGCCGGCGATGGATGGCCTGTTCATGGGCGCGGCCTCCGAGCGGCGGCGCTTCTTCGACCGCCTGGTGCTCGCGATCGACAGCGAGCATTCGAGCCGGGTGTCAGCGCTGGAGCGTAGCTTGCGCTCGCGCAACCGGTTGCTCGAGGTGCGCAATTTCGACGATCATTGGTGTGACGCGATCGAGCGCGAGACCGCGGAACTCGCGGTCGCCGTGGCGGCCAGCCGCGGCCAGACCGCGCTCAAGCTCGCCGCGATGCTGCGCGCGCGCGGAACCGCCTCCGCCTTCCCGTCCGCCGAGATCGCGCTCGACGGCTGGATGGAGAATGCGCTGCTGACCGAGCCCGCGCTCGCCGTCGAGGACCGCTACCGCGCCGTCCTGCGCGACAATCGCGGCAGGGACGCCGCGGCGGGCCGCACGCTCGACGGCCCGCATCTTACCGATCTTCACGTGGTCTACGCGCCGAAGAACATGCCCGCGCGCGACGCGTCGACCGGCGAGCAGAAGGCGCTGCTGATCGGTTTGATCCTGGCGCATGCGACGCTGGTGGCCGAAACCACCGGTATCGTGCCGTTGCTGCTGCTCGACGAGATCGTGGCTCATCTCGATCCCGGCCGCCGCACCGCGCTGTTCGCCGAGCTCGGCACCCTCGGTGCCCAGGTGTGGCTGACCGGCGCGGACCCCGCGGCCTTTGCCGAACTACGCGGGCTCGGCGAGATCTTCGACGTTGAGGCGGGCCGGATTACCGAGCGCCGCTAA
- a CDS encoding endonuclease domain-containing protein produces MPPQSPSHRKISRRIRGFAKTMRHQATEAEAVMWRLLRDRRFERYKFRRQTPVEQFILDFVCFEKRLIVEIDGSQHATEDADAERNAILRAAGFRFARYWNNDVLYNSSAVQEDILAKLSEP; encoded by the coding sequence ATGCCACCGCAATCACCAAGCCATCGGAAGATCTCTAGACGCATCCGCGGCTTCGCCAAGACGATGCGACATCAGGCGACCGAGGCAGAAGCGGTCATGTGGCGCCTGCTACGTGACCGGAGATTCGAGCGCTATAAGTTTCGCAGGCAGACTCCAGTAGAGCAGTTCATTCTGGATTTTGTTTGCTTCGAGAAGCGCTTGATCGTCGAGATCGATGGCAGCCAACATGCTACCGAAGACGCGGATGCCGAACGAAATGCCATCTTGAGAGCTGCAGGTTTTCGTTTCGCTCGCTATTGGAACAACGACGTGTTGTACAATTCGTCGGCTGTTCAAGAGGACATCCTCGCAAAGTTGAGCGAGCCGTGA
- the dnaN gene encoding DNA polymerase III subunit beta yields the protein MKVTVERAQLLKSLGHVHRVVERRNTIPILGNVLVRAENARLSLRATDLDLEVTETLAAETATAGSTTVPAHMFYDIVRKLPDGSQIVLESDGERAVLAIRAGRSKFTLQTLPESDFPDLAAGEMTHAFAVPAKDIKSLIDRTQFAISTEETRYYLNGIYLHAGGTAKQPTLRAVATDGHRLAQVDLPQPSGAADMPGVIVPRKTVGEVQRLIEDNDSEIRIELSQGKIRFTLGQVVLTSKLIDGTFPDYGRVIPQNNDKELVVDKADFAAAVDRVSTISSERGRAVKLALSPGKLVLSVTNPDSGSATEELEVEYAADALDIGFNSRYLLDIAAQVEGEVAVLRLADPGSPTLIQDRDNKNALYVLMPMRV from the coding sequence ATGAAGGTTACCGTCGAACGCGCGCAGCTGCTGAAATCGCTGGGTCACGTCCATCGCGTGGTCGAGCGGCGCAACACCATCCCGATCCTGGGGAATGTGCTGGTCCGCGCCGAAAATGCCCGGTTGTCGCTGCGGGCGACCGATCTCGATCTCGAAGTGACGGAAACGCTGGCGGCCGAGACCGCTACCGCGGGCTCCACCACCGTGCCGGCCCACATGTTCTACGACATCGTGCGCAAGCTGCCGGACGGCTCGCAGATCGTGCTGGAGAGCGACGGCGAACGCGCGGTGCTGGCGATCCGCGCCGGCCGCTCCAAGTTCACGCTGCAGACACTGCCGGAGAGCGACTTCCCCGATCTCGCCGCCGGCGAGATGACGCATGCCTTCGCGGTTCCGGCCAAGGACATCAAGAGCCTGATCGACCGCACGCAGTTCGCGATCTCGACCGAGGAGACGCGCTACTATCTCAACGGCATCTATCTGCATGCCGGCGGAACCGCCAAGCAGCCGACCCTGCGCGCGGTCGCCACCGACGGCCACCGGCTCGCCCAGGTCGACCTGCCGCAGCCGAGCGGCGCGGCCGACATGCCCGGCGTGATCGTGCCGCGCAAGACCGTCGGCGAGGTGCAGCGGCTGATCGAGGACAATGACAGCGAGATCCGGATCGAGCTGTCGCAGGGCAAGATCCGCTTCACGCTCGGCCAGGTGGTTCTGACCTCCAAGCTGATCGACGGCACCTTCCCCGACTATGGCCGCGTCATTCCGCAGAACAACGACAAGGAGCTGGTCGTCGACAAGGCCGATTTCGCCGCCGCCGTCGATCGCGTCTCCACCATCTCCAGCGAGCGCGGCCGCGCCGTCAAGCTCGCGCTGTCGCCTGGCAAGCTGGTGCTGTCGGTCACCAATCCGGATTCCGGCAGCGCGACCGAGGAACTCGAGGTCGAATACGCCGCCGACGCGCTCGATATCGGCTTCAACTCGCGCTATCTGCTCGATATCGCCGCCCAGGTCGAGGGCGAGGTCGCGGTGCTCCGTCTCGCCGATCCGGGCTCGCCGACCCTGATCCAGGACCGCGACAACAAGAACGCGCTCTACGTGCTGATGCCGATGCGGGTGTGA